Proteins from a genomic interval of Rubinisphaera italica:
- a CDS encoding SDR family NAD(P)-dependent oxidoreductase: protein MNSTHKQASDSPVILITGSGKRRVGNVVAEHFATLGYRIALHYHSSREEALGSRQRLLKEGADCEIFSADVSNEDQVNEMIQHVHSHFGALDVLVTTASIWSKTAWDEITPDQIRRNFEINTLGTFLCARAAGNLMINQPKGGSIITIGDWAIERPYLDHAPYFLSKGAIPTLTRVLAVELAERNPNIRVNCIHPGPVMFPPETTEAEAEELIQSTLLKKANCPEMVAHAVEGFVRNQFITGTCLPVDGGRSMHAPSEKRRQ, encoded by the coding sequence ATGAACTCAACACACAAACAAGCCTCAGATTCACCAGTCATCCTGATTACCGGAAGCGGAAAGCGGCGTGTCGGGAATGTGGTAGCCGAGCACTTTGCGACTCTCGGGTATCGGATCGCTTTACACTATCATTCCTCCCGGGAAGAGGCTCTTGGTTCTCGACAACGGCTTTTAAAAGAAGGAGCTGACTGCGAAATTTTCTCGGCTGATGTCTCCAATGAAGACCAGGTCAATGAAATGATACAGCATGTCCACTCACACTTCGGTGCTCTGGATGTGCTCGTGACAACCGCTTCGATCTGGTCAAAAACAGCCTGGGATGAAATCACTCCAGATCAGATTCGCAGAAACTTTGAGATCAACACACTCGGAACATTTTTATGTGCCCGGGCAGCTGGCAATTTGATGATCAATCAGCCAAAAGGTGGTTCAATCATTACGATTGGCGATTGGGCGATTGAGCGTCCCTATCTCGATCATGCCCCTTATTTTCTTTCCAAAGGTGCGATTCCAACTTTGACACGCGTCCTGGCAGTCGAGTTGGCCGAGCGGAACCCAAACATACGTGTCAATTGCATTCATCCCGGACCAGTAATGTTTCCACCAGAGACCACTGAAGCAGAGGCAGAGGAGTTAATTCAATCTACGCTGCTCAAGAAAGCAAATTGCCCGGAAATGGTAGCTCATGCCGTTGAAGGGTTTGTCAGGAATCAGTTCATTACTGGAACATGTCTGCCCGTCGATGGCGGCCGAAGTATGCATGCACCCTCCGAAAAACGTCGCCAGTAA